The genomic DNA tacaggattttttcaaagtgtaaactttttttgatacgcactgtagatccACTTTTATAGACTAATGCAATTGTTACATGATACAGTTGTTTATCATGTCAATCTCGTTTTGCCTACTTGCAATAATTATGGGAGAACAAAACAAACGATGATATTCCTAGAATGGTCTAAAATGGATCTCAACCCTTTTGCACACAAACTCTTTGAATATTAATACTAATgccaataataatgaaaataaaaatagtgaaAAGGAAAACAACATACTAATAACTGGTAGCGCTTTGTAAtgtcgatttaaaaaaaagagaatctcataggaaaaaaatatgaattgcgAAAGACAGGGAACAATGAACATCAAGCTGGAAACCCATTTCTGTTAGTTATTGCTGTTGATTTTGTACTTGTTTTGCTATTTTAATTTACCTGGTCCATGCGGTCCCATCTTGACACAGGGCGGTGCATAAACCGTGCACAAGAATTGTCTCATGAAATCGGCACACTTGGTATCCATGGTTCTCAGTATCTTCTCGACTGGTGCAATGAGGCCAGCAGCAGCGGCCTGGGAGGGGAAGGCCGTTCCGCTCGAATACTGAACGTGGCGGTAATGCACGTTACTGCACAGGCTACGAAACGTTGAAAATGTAATCTCTTCACAGTGAGCTGTAGTTAGATAGAGAGGAAAGGTTTTCAGATAAAATTTCTAAATCATAAAGtagataaaaagaacaaaatgactGAGTTAAATACTTACGAATTACTTTCTACATTCCTTAGATTGAGATGTACCGATCCAGAGTAGGATTGAAGTTTTCAATCTAATAGATTTataattctttttgtttttacgATTTggatttttacgattttttggATTGGTCTCCGACAACAATTAATGAGATTGACATTCAATCTACGGAATTTTGAGagtaagaaaataataatctattattgatatataaaaGAGGGGGAAATGACTAGGAAAAAGACGGGGCATATTTTGCCTCCACAAAATAATATGACAAACAAACAGATgaatgaaaaagagaagaaagagatcgtagaattttaagaaaacagatatcaataattgatattttgtaaaaCTCTCTCAAcaaattaacatttaaaaagGGCACCTTATCATGTTACTAAGGAAATGTATACAATATGTGTAAAATGATTTAAGATAGTAAATAATTCAAGgattaataaagaaataattgatTAATGATTTTGGGAGACATCGCAGGCGACGGTCTTGCTCTTGAGCCTTGTGTTATGTCCAATTTTACtgttgataaatatatatatttcttaataCTTACTCCCTTAAAAATTGTAATGACATCAACATGTTACTAAGCGCATATTAAGGGCAAAGCGATATACCAATACACTGCCCCTCCCATCCCATGACAAATCGTTGAGAAAATGCGATATCTTACTTCTTCACAGAAATGCAATGGTACAtgggtttaatttaaaaaacttgaaatCAAAAGGCTGGGATGTTTCTACTATAACAATGCGACGTCACCTGTGGTTTACGGGCTGTGATTTCAAACGTAACTTTTTGTTGTTATAATTCAATGATAGAATAATAATAGGATCATCTGCGtgtttatatttcaaacaatccTTGCATGGTCCTTTCGCTTTCAACGGTGGATCGATGAAGGGAGGCCAAGGGGTTTGGCACGCAactttcagcccccccccccgccccccaaaaaagtaaaGAAGATGAAACTAGAATTGGTAAGAAGATAAAATGCTTTTGAGAATTTTAATCGGTCGAGTTACCACactagttttgaaaaaaaaactaaagttGGCAAAATAAAAGCAACCGTCCCAGAGACGGTTTTCTTTTGTCACATCTCTTGATTATAGGTTTGAATCGGTTTGATGTTATGTACGTTATGAAAATAGCACGAAGTAAAAAGATCAAAAACTGTAATAACAATACTTAAACAAAACGGATTGATCACTCTATTCGGTGCCTTTagtataggttttcccgtccaatttcgcaCTTAGTGCATGCAAAAGTAAAGACAGGTCATTCAATTTTGCACATAGTGCATGAGAAAGTACTAGTATACATAGATCATTCAATTTATTAGATAGGGCAGCCAAACTTACCAGTCGGCATTCATAATCGCTTTAGATCAACCAAATCTGCCACTCGGCATACGAATTTGTACATAGTGCAACCAAGTTCGCCCGTGAAACCCCTCGAGCTATGTTAGAGCATTCAATTTCGCCATTGTGCATCCAATTATACAATTTGTGCATGCAATTTAGCACACGTaatattttctatttgttttataacTTTATATATCATGTTAATATTTTGTTCCATTTTATGTGCTTACTATGTCCAAATTAAATCACCGAAAAAATGTATTGAATGACTAAAGGCATATGAATTAACAGAGGGAAAATTTCCTGACATTTCCTTATATGTCTTTtaatctttgtatttttttttttggggggggggttcttaatattttcttgtcatttgcACCGTATTTTCGATATATGCATTGACTAGAAACACAATCATAACATGTAGATAATATCgtgattttcttctttcatatttatgtttatttgatgtttttttaacTTGCATCTATTTTCATATGACTTTAATCATTTAAAGCAATTATGTTTTCATCAAAACTAAGACATCAATGGATTTCTTCCCTTTTATACTGTCTTCTTCTTGAaccttttatattctttaaaagacataataaattaatacatatacTTCATATATGACAAAATAACTTCGTAAATAAGCCACTGCTTCTATgtaatttacattattcttttACAAGCATCTGTAAAGAATACTCATTGTCCACTTTTATGAATGGCCACTGGGGGCACACATACTGCAGGTTGGGAAAAACGAGCGAGGAATGTTTAAATATGTATTACAAGTCATGTAAATACAGTGCTAAATTGAATACACTAGTTATGAACATGGATACCCAATAGAGAAATTGAACGCTACAACTTCAGTCACGTGACCTGCGGTGTTAACTTGAGTGCACTATGGCGAATCTGAATGATGTTTTTACACTTTAGTTTGCTGTATAGCCCAAATGAATGCCCATTATGATTTCAATGGCGGCCCTATAGCGATTTTGAATGACTAGTTTGAATTTTTGATTGCTCTTTAGCGAAATTGAATGAACTATTTATAGTCTTGCATGCACTAAGTGCGAAATTGAGCGGGAAGCCTATAataatatcattgttttgtttttcttccagGTCCGAAATAGGTAGTCATTATCCCTGCAGACTGCTTTTGCCTCAATGCTTAGAAACTGCTTAAACCTGCTCTTGCCCAAGGCACAATATTAAATATATGCACCCCTGTACATGAATAAATCTAGTACagagagaaaacaaaacaaaattaatcgcACCAAGAGAGAAATCGTTCTAGTTTTCGGAATTCCGGTATTAGAGACAGATAACCTCAAAAGATGTCCGTATCTCATACCATTAGCCTAGTTTACAGTCTCGGTTGACATGGTTGATTTATCTTAGCGGAGTAACAAGCTTAATACTCGagacaagaaaatcaaactacTCTGCGTATGGCTACTTAAATCATTAGAATGCTGTTATCAGACACAGATACCCTTGATTGACTTCCGCGTCTTTTCAATTAGCCTAGTTTTCAGTTTGCATGgaatttgtattgaaaataacTGCACTGTAAATCTcgaagatttgaaataaattcaaaacgGGTGTGAAAAAGGGAACGACCCTATCACCGGATGCTTTTTTTTACCCCAGTCCAACGGATTCcaatttatttatatacatatacgtGAATTGCAAACGTATTCCTGTGGTAGGAATATCTTCAATCTTTATTTGAAATCCAAAtggtttattttgaaaatcaaaatggtttacatgtataaacaaaCATTTATGCTTTTAATTGAAATCCTGCTTTAGGTGTGAGTCACGAAGTGACGTCGACTGTCCACTGTTTTAAGCAGCTATGAATGTATTAAGATCCTGGAGATAGGCACGTAATCAGCGCCGTCTATCTAGAAATATAATATTCAGAGgcacaaaagaaaacaagtgATATGGGAATTGACGACGGTGTAGAGGATACATATTCAGTGTATTTCCAATGGCATGTATGTATAGCGTAAGGAAAATGGATGTTGATTCTTACGGTGAATGTAGGGTTCCATGCGGGCATCCTGATAAGCACCCGTGTCAGTTGCGTTGAAGGCTCGGATCAAGACAGTGTACGCATCATCAGAGTTCAAATGAAGTTGTATCTGATCTTGACCATAAATCGTCCTTTCACCGCCGTCATCACCGCGGTCGTTGTAGTACACGACCTCGAAGCCGTCGACTTCGGGAGTCAGGCTGGGTTTCGGTTCCCTGATTAGCACCCAGCCGTCGTTCGATGCGGATCGCTCCAGGGTGAAAATAACAGAAGGAACGCGGGACTCTCCCGGCGTGGGTCTGACGGCAATGGTGGTTGTGTTAGTGGCTGGGGTGGTTGCATTGGTAATATGGGAGGTAGTGTTTGGCATTGTCATATTAGATGTAACATTTGCCATGCTAATAAGAGTGGTGGGTGTTGGAGGTCTGGTGGTGGTACTTTCTTGCTCTCGATAATTGCTGAGATCTAAAAAAGAGCGAAAAGTAcacaaataaattaaacaattatattCGTCTTCCACCTCaatggaagagccgtggtgtagtggttctgactctcctattgtaaacagagggtcgtgtgttcgaatcccactgcggTCTAGCCTTCTATTTGCTGGGCAtttatccacactttgccactcttgacccaAGTTCTAAACGGATAACCGGTAGGTTGCGAAATACATtgcatgtttgattttgccagcgccataatgtggctgcgacaaatgcaaggaatgctccccagggagtggaaattgtgcactgtTTGTGCTtgactgaaatgaatccaatgactggggtaatagtatgatgtaacgcgctttgagccattctgggaaaagcgctttataaaacaaaattattattattattattattactatagaGTATATGCTCAGCGATGTCTTGAGCTTTTCTGTAAATATGCTTTTTTTTCGTGGGATCATAGACATTTAATAAATCGTAAGGACATTGTAAGATCTCTGCATGGTATTTGCACGGAATTATCACGGGCTTTGCACGACTAAAACCCCAACTAGTTGTATGGTAAGCGAAAGTAGGGTTGCACTTTGTTttaggaagagagagagaggaggatacagagcgaaaaaaaaaacaaaggatgGCTCTATGAACAAAATTGACCTCCACCTACCGTTCAGACATCGCCTCTCCTGTCTTTTGGAAGGGTAGTTCCTGCATTGCAAGACTTCCTCTGACCGGAATCCCAAACGCTTCAACTGTCCTTTGCACTTCTGGTTGATGATCTTCCTGCAGGCGTCCCTGCATGGGGGCATCCTCTCCCCCGTCTCATGGTCACATGGTGGATGATAGGCACCGCAGATCAGAGCAAGAAGGTCCCGGGAGCACCCGGTATCAACTAGAGGCATCATGTGATTTACTGCATCCGCGATCCCGCTCTGAGGGACAAACAAACCAAATATGTCACTCATGGAGATGTTGCGGAAGCCGAGTCTCCTGCATGCATCCACCTCGCTTTGCTGGCAGAGCTCCCTATCCTCTGACGGGTAAGGACCCCCTGCAGAGATCAGTAGGAATACCTGAAATAAAACTGGATATGTAAGACACAAACATTATGCATTTATTTACGTGTACACTCTGAATTTCgctttatttatatattattattttttttttgggggggaggggtatttctatatttaattcaatttattgacgttctcaaaaaaattaaataaatttatttatcacaTTCATGAGAATAAAAGACCAACGGGAAAAGCATAAAGCCTTTAACACGTGACCAAACATCtaaaacaaacatgataaatattgCAAAATTGTTAAAATTAAATGGGAACAAGTATATCAAACATGTACATTCTGAATCACACAATTATACAGGGAGCTTAAAAGAATAAAAGCTTAAAATATGTATTGTACTATAACGTTTAAAAGAAGTTGGGTTTGGGCAtgcattttaagaaaataactTAGAGTTTTTCAAATGAAAGCCAAGAATAAAAGCAATTATCATtagtaacaattttatttatcgAGGGTAACCCCGTCAGGTTACTAAGAACTGTTATCATAGAGGGcccagcaaaaaaaaggaaaaataatgatttaaaaaaccAAGAACAAAACATAGATTTAACAGTTACAAAGAATtaagaataaataattaaatatatatatatatatatatatgtaaaatacaCTTCAAATATATACATCAGTATTTCAAAAATGTAAACATGCAGAACACTacttaaaataaatacaatgataTTCATGTATAATTAGGCCTGTGTACAGTAATAACATGAGAAACAAAAACGAggactttatatatatatatatatatatatatatatatatatatatatatatatatatatatatatatatatatacatataaatgtatatatatatatatatatatatatatatgtgtgtgtgtgtgtgtgtgcgtgtgtgtgtgtatgtataagGGGCGGATTTGGTAAGATGATAAATTCGATGGTCTGACAGGGAAATAATATACAACCCTAAGAGGGTCATTGACACATGGTTTTGAAACTTTGTCAGTGTAAGATTAGTGAAAATGTAAAGGGGTCAAACACGACATTGCTATGATTGCCAAGACAAACAGTATTTGTGTTTACATGAACGTTTGACGCCTGAGTAAAGCTAATGTAAATGCACTTTTGGGAGTTGAAAGCTTCaatatatgcaatattttattgtaaacGTGCCAATCATGTACTTTTTTCTGCACTATCGCTGAAGTATCGAAGTACCGAGTGGTACAGTGTTATCAAAGTGGtacatttcaaattcaatacttgctatttcaatatttacagtCTAAGAAAGAGATCTCCTAAAATATTAGCTGATCTTAAAGTCATATAGACCAGCGTAGACTGCACATCGATAGCATAGGAAACAGATGATTGAAATACAATGAAGTCGTGGTAGACGAGCTGCATTTACTGCAGCTCATCTCACAAAGCAAATGTTCACATCTGAGTGGATCATCCAAATAGCCTATTGTTGCCCCCTTCTAACAAAACTGGTTAATTGTTATCTTAGGTATGTTAAAGCCAATTATCAAGTCTTGGACAATTTGATGACTAAAATATTCGACattcttaaaataaatcatataacTGAGTTTACTTACCCAGAccagtatgaaaaaaatcaacatgcCATCAGATTTTTGTATATTATAGGTAGGATCTGTAACGATTAAAATTTGTTTCTAaactattcttaaaaaatattgcctGTCCTGCTTCTAACCAAAGtatttattattacatttaaacagAGAACGTTTAGGTTATAGAGGTTACCGGTGaatataatttcttcttctaATCAAAAAGGATCTACGAGTTAGAGATATAATTCAACTAACCACAAAAAAtacgaatattttttttttattgcgtGCCAAATCATTTCAATTGAAAAGTAATCACCATCAAactaaataaaatcaatgagaCCCCACGACTAATTAGACTGCGAGTAACGGAACTATCTTAAGGCATTATTGCCGAAACAGTAATACCATCTGCCAACAACAACAAGAAGTTGATGATTTATTTCACACGCGTTGACATTTCATGGTGAAATTATAAGGCGTAGGTTTGCTGGCATTTGCCTGGATACATTATTTAGCAGAGTTTAGTAATGCCTATGACATTATACATAACTGCTATTGCTATTGCTATTTTAATAAacaacatttcaactcccctccgacaCTACATTTTTGGCGttgcgcgcttcgggcaaaatatgATTCTTTGGGAAAAACATAACTCCGTCGGGGAAATGAAATGTTccattcaaactctaggtaggcaatatttgtatattattcttGTTGTTTAGAtggtatatgtataaaaaataatgagattgaAACTGCATGAACcaccccctcccaaaaaaaggaataaataaatgaaagaaagaaatgataaatagcatatgataaaataaagcGAAATGTTCTAATAACTTACCAGACGCCCAAATTAAAGATGAGACAATATAAGCGCTGACTTGTTTATGCTTTGTCATCCTTACGTTGTGCTATGCTACCGACTTCCAGAAGACGTCGATCACGAATAAAACCAGAGACGATTACAACTTTCCGATTTGTCAGGTAAATGGAAGAAGCTAATCGATGTACcaacaaaatgaatttgatataAAGTCAATATTGTTGACTATGAAACCAAATGAACGAAATTTTTCGTCATATATTTTGATGGATATTACACTTCCACATCACTTGTATGGTTGATATCATATAGATAGTAGCCTTGTTGAGGTGCCAAAATAAACGTCTATTGGCAAGAGAGGATGGATTGAACTCGTTGTATTAGTTAAATCTGCTTTCGATTACTTTCGAACTCTGGTTGAGGCCAGGTCGGATGGGAACCCACACTTTGTATCGGTTGGTTGAGTGGTAGGGATATTTACTATTGCCTGGTAGGAAAACAATTGTAGGTTGTATTCGGAGGTCAAAAGCAACG from Lytechinus variegatus isolate NC3 chromosome 8, Lvar_3.0, whole genome shotgun sequence includes the following:
- the LOC121420573 gene encoding uncharacterized protein LOC121420573; translation: MTKHKQVSAYIVSSLIWASVLFQVFLLISAGGPYPSEDRELCQQSEVDACRRLGFRNISMSDIFGLFVPQSGIADAVNHMMPLVDTGCSRDLLALICGAYHPPCDHETGERMPPCRDACRKIINQKCKGQLKRLGFRSEEVLQCRNYPSKRQERRCLNDLSNYREQESTTTRPPTPTTLISMANVTSNMTMPNTTSHITNATTPATNTTTIAVRPTPGESRVPSVIFTLERSASNDGWVLIREPKPSLTPEVDGFEVVYYNDRGDDGGERTIYGQDQIQLHLNSDDAYTVLIRAFNATDTGAYQDARMEPYIHPHCEEITFSTFRSLCSNVHYRHVQYSSGTAFPSQAAAAGLIAPVEKILRTMDTKCADFMRQFLCTVYAPPCVKMGPHGPGHLLPCRELCQRVVDSCNADPTAEVFSEMGYLNCSNFPSIFDDNATCYSNEVEISLWPVVAGKGHLIRDEGSNITAFCSASCENCSRPQWHDPNGREITEDGIENTIKDVYTTNVGTFTSMLTITSLNSSWVGEYICWFKNQEKTISVQLFGMPTSSSSGSNGTLNQSTTPNVTVVTNETMVYNATMMYNVTTTQTQNVTMVYNVTSQPTPYFMNDTSHNVTMMINYTTASGTKTM